GAGGGACGCAGCATGCAAAGTGTTGTCAGGCATTTTGAGGCATGAGGTCACAAATATTCTATCAACAGGTCAGACATGCACAGGTGGATGGCGGCTTTCCCCAACCCCACAATCCCAGCCACAGATGAAGACGAAGTGATTTATGACGATTGGGGTGAGGAAAACAAGAAGATAAAATAATATAGTATAAGTAAAAGCAGAAGAGAAGCaaaatgggggagaggagagaaagtgttTGATTGCAATTTTCACCTCTGACGAAATAATGTTTGAATGACGAAGACGTTCAGCTGGTGCACTCAAactagtttgtgtgtgtgtgtgtgtgtgtgtgtgtgtgtctctctcagactGTCCTCAGGTGCAGTGTGTGGAGCAGTACACTGCCCAGCAGGCAGACGAGCTCACCCTGGAGCCCACTGAGATTGTCAACGTCATCCGCAAAACCAACGAGGGTGAGAACGTGCGGGGGAATCCCCAGACAGCCTTTGTTTGTTGACTTAGACTAAATGTGAAATGGGGTAGGACAGGATTcctaatataatataaaaaatgttatgaatTTTGCATCGTTAACATGACTCCCCCCTCCACTCTGCTCGTTTATACACCCCGATCCTCATAACTGCGTCAATCCTCAACCTTACACCTTAGcagtttattgatttgttttgactttCTTGCATGAACAATACAGAAGCCTCCAATCTTCCCCTATTTGTTgttctcctcccttcccctgccccccttttttttttatcctcgcAGGCTGGTACGAAGGGAACCGTCTGTCAGACGGTCAGAAGGGCTGGTTCCCCGTGGGAAACGTCATAGAGATCACCAACGAGCACGTGAGGAGGCGAAACCTCCGAGAACGCTACAGGGTTATTCAGGCTGCGAGTGTGGTTTCCTTTTCCAACAGCAAGATCCGCACCACTATTTAGAGTCGGTGGATCCAAGTCGTTTacatttaacctttttttttttttttaaaagaactttATATGGACACGCTGTACAAAGACTATTCTGGGGGCTTTATTGGTTTAACTGTCAGGAAATGAAAGCTAAAAGGAGAACAGCGATAATCACGAGACGCCATAACAGAGCTGCGATCATCACCTTATTTATActactggagtgtgtgtgcgtttaagCAGCAGGGATAGTGGCTCATTTACTGATGCTCAAAGAAACTATGTGGTATGCGCATGTTTGCATTCAACAACAGAGACCAGCGTCTTCGCAGCACCGCAGCTGGAGAGTTCCTCGTACCGACGCCCTGCATTATCGTCTCCTCacgcgcacaaaaaaaaaaaaacgccacatCGACGTCATAGTAATCATTCTTGCTATAGCCCGGCCAGACCGCACAAACCTGCTCGGGAGGAAAAGAGACGAGGCGTTCCTGCAAACGCCTCTCCCGGTCAAAGtcgtcacacatgcacactcgaGTTAAATCCTCTCATTCCTGCCACGCACAACAACCTGCCGAGTGGAACGCAAGATGCGACACGCATTACTGGTTAAAGATTGACTGACCGAAAAAGGAATCGCTCTCACCAGAAGACAATCCTATAGAGAATCTAGTCAGTGATTTCCATAAACCGAAACAGCCCGAGGGATCGACTAAAAGAGCGGTGGGAATGCATGTTTACGCCGTTTCAGGAGCCGTTGCTGTTGTAGCTCGTGTCACTAGCCAATCGTGGAATAATACTGTAGCTCCCCCTGGAGCACGTCGTCAGTGAAgagttttgtattatttatggaTCGActgtaaaatgtacaatatgttGTAAATAATGagtgggggatttttttccccctacgAAAACACAAGTTGTGCTTTTAATAAAACCTTTTCAGCTACAGCAGGTTGATTGTTTTCTAAGTAACGGGCTCAAGAATGGAtcgttttggggttttttcggTTTTTTAATGAACACTGATAGAAAATGACGAGGCATATGTGCAATACTAGATACGTGGAAACACTGTTTTCGTTTTCACTCAAGTGGGGAAATAAATTTGCGTCCTAGAAAAATAAAGGATTGTGAGTGAGgtacatttacttttttccctGAACAAAcgcagcaaaaaacaaatggccAAGAGTCAAAAATTGTGCTCAGCTATAGTTTACATAATGAGGCAGATGctgtaaaatctttaaaaaaaagaatcacaccCAGTCACGGAGACCCTCAGGTTTGAGACCATCACTGCGGGATATTCAAAGTCCCCCTGTCTCCAAAGCTAAGGAGTGCACGCACAGCATCCCCCTCCATATCTGAGAGCACTTGTCCGCTCGCCTCTGAAAACTCTCCAGAGACACTCTGGTCCTCGACAGAACTGAAACCCCCGCGGCCTGCTGCTCCGTTCTGACTCGCACGAGTAAACCGGATGTGGCCAGTGCCACTTGGAGTAGAATCGGTGGATCGCAATGCGGTTAAAGTCTCAGTCCCTGGCTGGGTTTCATTGCTCATTGCCAATTCCTTGTTATCCCAGTGTGGTCGACGATAAGGAAGCGTTACTGCCGATTCCTGGTGGAACCGGGCCCAGATTCTGTCCTCCCCCCTGACAATGGAGCAACTCAAAAGGGTGTCGGCTGCTTCAAGCTCCTCAACCGACCAGCATTTCCCCTGTTGCGACTGATTCCCCAAAATGGCTGTCCTGGGCCGTTGCCCACCACTAAAGAAGGGTTTGTACAATTCCTCTGCTATAGTAGAAACTGTAGGGCTAGGGTGACTTTGGTAAAAACAGGCGTTCACGTTCACCGGTGCAGCAGCGAGGGTCTCGTCACTTTCTCCAGACTGGTGCAGTTTCAGGAGGTTAGTGATGGCCTGGTCCTCCTCCCAGGTGAGCTGCAGAATGGCCCGGCTCGGCTGCGCCGACGAGCGAATGTGGTTCAGTCTCCAGTCGGTGCTGCCCAGGTCTCTAGTGGGGTGGGAGCCAGATCTGAACGGGTCAGGACGGCTCGGCGGGGCCAGACAGGCGGACATGACTGGTGGTGGAGTGTTGAGCCGGAAAAATTCGAAAACCTGAAGGGAGAGAAATGGTGTAAGCGACGAAAAAGCAGAAAGTACATTCAAAAGTAAATAGTGCAGTCTCCATAGGGAGatcaaaatacacaacaacaaaaaaactcataCTTCTGAGACAAAGTTTGGAATAAATTTCTGTAATCAAGCAAATGAGTAGATCTCTGTGAGGTCAGGTGCACTCAGAAGAGAGTTGTGCGTAACAAGGacaaactataactataacaaAATTGACATGGAAACACAGATTCAATATCTCATGATTTGTATACACCCGTCGCTCATTTCCACTTCCCAGATCCTGGTGGTGTTCTTTATACTTCTCGTCCTGCCCGTTGTTCAAGGATTCTTGGCGCtcacgcaaaaaaaaattggaaacatCACCGGTCGCTGATATCGTTCGCCTGAACTGAAATATGGATGTACTGTCTGATGCTACGGCAAATCCTGACCAAATTCTCAATATCCTCCCAATCCCCTGGTTTACAGTCTTAGCTCCGTCCGACGGGACTCATTTAATCTCCTCGTCTGTCTGATCCCTTCCATGAGCTCTGCGTgctctcataaaaaaaaaaaaaaacatgttcatggtggttcattttcatcatccagGGGCTAGTGTTTGAATGCATTGGTAACCTTGGCAACCTTTTTGTGGATGAGGGGCACTGGGCAACACTTGCCTCAAAATCACTGCTTATGTTGGGGATCCTCCTCCCACAGCTCATGGTGGGGTCAGTGTAGAAGATCTCCTCCGGGGTGATGGGCTGCACTGCAGATTTGGGGGTTGCAAATTGACAGGTTTGAGGGTTTCTCTCAAGTGGATGGAAAGCTTTTCGACACGGGGGGGGGTTAAAAGTCAACTCACGTGCTGGGACGTCGCAGGCCCTCTGCTGTCGCGCGAAGCCCGCGGCGACGCACAGGGGCATGAGGGAGGGGTGGCGCACGGTCCTGGTGGAGAACGGGGGCACGACGGCCTGCCCGGGCCCCTGTGTGACGAGACGCACGGGAAATATCTTcgagaatttaaaaataaattttaaaaaattttaaaaaagggaaaattaagAGTCTGTTTTGCTGACAACTAGCGTCttcaaaagtgacattttttatattttcaaaaatatatatatatgtagaaaaCTCACGGCAAAAGGTTCTTCTCCGAGGTTCATGGCTGACGTTCCTGTTCAACTTTGCAGCTCGGACAGAGTTAAAAAGCCGAAAATAAACTTCTGCTCGTCGATACCTGCTGGAGTGGGACCACCGTGActgtcgccccctgctggtcgaCTGAGGAGACCCTCGCGACGAATGCACAGTTTACCCGTCGCGGCTCCTCGGGGGAGAAGAAcagttatatatacatatatatatgatgacAATTAAACACCTGcgattacgtgtgtgtgtatcaactGACTGGATACAGTGCAATTTCGTTCGGGTTATTCATCTCGACTCCTCTGATGATCAAAGCATCAAAGAAGCCTTGAAACTGCTTCGCCTCGGAACAAATTGACAGCCAATCGGAGCTCCGTCTCTAGCAGAGTCGGCCTTTTTCGACCAATCAGAGCCGTTGATAGCAGCGCTCCGCTGTATCTGCACGTGACATAAGTCAATTCGAGTTGATTGTCATATGCACAGTAAGGAAACATGTTTCCCTGTATAATGCAAGTCTTCCTTTGCTGTCCACGGAATGCCAGATAATGAAAAATCTACaacatacacaaaataaaacaatttctaCGTAAtctacaatatatacaaaatacaaCTATTCTAAAAGGCAGCATGtgaaaaatacagcaacaaTAGTTGCAAATGTAAACAGTGCAAGTTATGCATGTGCATAGAATGTAAACAGTCGAGCACAGTTGTACAAGGTCGACCATGATTATGAACTCCTATCTGCTGTTTAGGAGTCTGATGGCAGTAGGAAATAAAGAATTCTTTAGTCTGGTGGTCTTGCATTTAACACCTCCGTACCTCTGGCCTGAGGGTAGAAGTGTGAACAGTCCATACTCACGAGTGCACTGGTTAGCAGACTCGGCATTTCCCTCATAATCCTGCATTCTCCCAATAGTGGTGCAAACTGCACCAGGTCCCGTCAATTAAAGCAATTAAGACATTTGGCCACAAAACACAATGTCCAGAGCCTGCACGGTCAAGTGAAAATGTTATCACGTAGTTTAAGGCCAGATATTTAACCTTAATCTCTTCCAGACTGAAGGTATTCATCCAAAATATCCTGCTTTGAGTAAGTGTTCATTTACACTTGATATTCTTAAAGTTACCTCAATGCTtcagtcaaaaaataaatccatgaaTGTCCAAGTGATTATTGTCTACAAATCCATATGAAAGACACAAGTACAGCATTTAAGAAAAGTTTATTCAATTACAAATTCtcctatacattttttttccttcaaatgtTGGCAGCATTTACACTGGTTTGCAAGGTTTCTCCAGCTcctgtgaaaaaatgtcaaagattaAGTAACTTAAGACCGTAGCcctataaaataataaaagttagAGTTTACCTTTTATCATGCCACGAAATCTATTAAATGCAGGCACTTTGACGTAGCGAGCAGGGGGGTGGAAAGCAGGCTGGAAAGCTACAGGCGTTGGGTTTGGTGTTTTTGTAGCAGGTGTGGTTTGAAGCACCTGCTTGGTGGTGGGGACCTGTGGACCTGGTGCACCTAGTGcataaaaccaaagaaaaaccaagcaaatgttcaaaataaaaaaagatgggaTGAATAACTAACCAAGTCCAGCAGGCGCTCCACCCATCTACTATACCTGCTGTGGATGGCATAGTGTGGATGATGCTGCCGATGCCAGCTGAGTCAGACTCAAACCTGTACGTCGAGAAGAGGCGATGGAGTCCGGCCAGGGGATATGTACACTGCACCGTCACCCTGTAAGACAAGATCAATTTACTGCCATGGAGCCGTTCAAGAAACACTTTTGTTCTAGAACACCATCAGTTGCAGGAAACTTAAAAAAGGGAGCAGTGGTGATATTCACCTGTCAGTAATTTCTTCAGAGGCAGCTTTGCTCACACTGTGGTGTTTCTTGCTGTACAAAATCTCATTTTGATAGGTCACAGTTTCCTTGccaagcttaaaaaaaaaatgtttaaaaaaaaaagcagatggaaataaaaaaaatatatattcactaGTATTTGTTCAATCATTAAATTTGAGTTTACAGGCAGGATTAAAGTTTTGTTGCCGGAGTTATGCATTGGTCAAACTGGCATGAACTACCTTGACTGTGGATCCACAGCTGTTGAGtaggaaagagaagagagcacTGGTGTCATCGGCTTCTTTGGGGCCACAGTACATGTTGATGAGGTTGGTCCTAGCAGGGCTTCCTCCACTTGGGATGGCCAGAGACAAGTTCGCCACCACAGTCATCCTGCCATCAGTCGAACACACTGCAGAGGTAAATTAAAAATAGTCAACGATATGTTAAACCCACAAATCATAAAAAGCTTGTTTGTTAACCTACAACAGGACAGTCTTACCAATAAGTTCAGTACTAGTGAATGGACAAGTCTTGACAGCTGAACTCTGGACCTCTGATGTTTCATGATCCCTCACAAGGATCTCAAATGTACCAAGGAACCCCTTCAAAGCGAAGTCCTGCAAATGCAGTTACATTATTGATCTCCACATCAACATTTGCTCATGCAGATCCAAACCAAAAGTAACTTTCCTCATTCTACCTTGTATTCATATCCATATGTGAAGAGGGGCACCTCAAGCAACAGACTCTGGCTATCGTTGCTCATGATGTAGCCGTGCTGGGCTGCCAGCTCTGGCGTCAGCAGTTCAGAGCCGATATTAATGTACCACATGTAATCGAAAGGCCGGTGGTCCAGTTTGAAGCGGATGCCAGACTCCGAACAGACTGCACCAAACTCTGGAGGAGCTGTTAAATACAGAATAATTAATAACTCAAATTGTTTGAGTCGGCCCGACTAAGTATAAACACAAGCTATGTGACTTACAGACATCAGTTAGTGCCATGACGGATGCCAGATGGTAATAAGGCTCATTTTCAGGTAGAATTGTTAGTGTGTAGTTGATGTCCAGCGTGTGCTTCATGGATTCATCTTCTTTGGAGAACTAGGACAGTACATATAACTACTGATGTCATCTGGGAGATGGCATCTTATCAAAGACcatttaaacaaatacaaacaaatatcaaaGACCATTTACCTGATGTATGATGTACGAGTCATTGAAAGGCACCTTCAGCGTGTAGCCATGGGTGTTGTTGGGATGAACAACTTTTGTGACAGCGCAGCCGCTTGCATTTGTAAAGGGAACTGAAAACTCTTGTCCGTTCAGCTGAACAGCAGCCAGCTCAATGTCTTCAGGGATATCGCCAAGGTAGATGGTGAACATTTGCTCTTCAAGAATGGTTCTGTTAACAGTGAAAACAGGGCGCAGCAGCAGGGGAGTGGCCAGTGTCCTGTGTAACCTCATTCTGGTCTCTgcatcatcctcatccaccAGGGTTTGCTCCAAGTAGAGATTAAAGATGTAAAATTCTCGGAGACCCCCAGTCACAAAGCTCTGCAAGATAACTTGTGTTAGACTGTAGAACACAACAGTCCTTTGTTGATGCCAACATCTTGTTTTAATATGAAATTTTGACTCAAAAGTTGCTTTTCACATTAAAGGTTCAGTGCTGAAACAAGTCAATTGTCAGAAAAACTGCACAGCAAATATTTTACCCACACTGCAAAAGGTGTTCTTAAAGCAATTGTGCTTTCTAGCCCGGCATTCAATTCTTTTAGTAGTCTGATGTTTTCTGGTGACTAGAAAAACATggcaataaataataatctgatgtttttattgttttaatgtgtttaacTCGAATTTATGATTATTTAGTTTAATTTCAGATTGCCAAGGCTaatacctgcctacctaccctCAAAGACAGCCATCTtatgtcagtgttttctgaCCTTTCTGTATCCTCCTTCAGCGTTATAGGGGATGCTGATCTCAACTGTAGCGTTGTGCCTCTCCACAATGtagcctctctcctctgcaacTGGCTGCTCCAAGAGTTCACCATTCAGTCCCAGTGTGACCCGTGTTTCGTTCAAACCAGACACCAGCGGGTGCAGCACCTCAGGAGTCTGCCACTTCATGTATCCATGGTCATCATATGATCCTTCGTCTGTTTACAAGAGGAATAGTGTTACAAGTACACTTgatgataaattaaaaattggctATAGGAAAACTGACTAATACTGACGCATGGAGCAAGCAGCCACAAGGTCGACCATGAGGACAACCCAGCTTTGTCTGGAGAACAGAGTTGCATGGACCACCTCTACTGGAACACCATTCACCTGCAGAGAGTCTCAA
This region of Scophthalmus maximus strain ysfricsl-2021 chromosome 12, ASM2237912v1, whole genome shotgun sequence genomic DNA includes:
- the LOC118318137 gene encoding uncharacterized protein LOC118318137 isoform X1 encodes the protein MNLGEEPFAIFPVRLVTQGPGQAVVPPFSTRTVRHPSLMPLCVAAGFARQQRACDVPALQPITPEEIFYTDPTMSCGRRIPNISSDFEVFEFFRLNTPPPVMSACLAPPSRPDPFRSGSHPTRDLGSTDWRLNHIRSSAQPSRAILQLTWEEDQAITNLLKLHQSGESDETLAAAPVNVNACFYQSHPSPTVSTIAEELYKPFFSGGQRPRTAILGNQSQQGKCWSVEELEAADTLLSCSIVRGEDRIWARFHQESAVTLPYRRPHWDNKELAMSNETQPGTETLTALRSTDSTPSGTGHIRFTRASQNGAAGRGGFSSVEDQSVSGEFSEASGQVLSDMEGDAVRALLSFGDRGTLNIPQ
- the LOC118318137 gene encoding uncharacterized protein LOC118318137 isoform X2, which codes for MNLGEEPFAGPGQAVVPPFSTRTVRHPSLMPLCVAAGFARQQRACDVPALQPITPEEIFYTDPTMSCGRRIPNISSDFEVFEFFRLNTPPPVMSACLAPPSRPDPFRSGSHPTRDLGSTDWRLNHIRSSAQPSRAILQLTWEEDQAITNLLKLHQSGESDETLAAAPVNVNACFYQSHPSPTVSTIAEELYKPFFSGGQRPRTAILGNQSQQGKCWSVEELEAADTLLSCSIVRGEDRIWARFHQESAVTLPYRRPHWDNKELAMSNETQPGTETLTALRSTDSTPSGTGHIRFTRASQNGAAGRGGFSSVEDQSVSGEFSEASGQVLSDMEGDAVRALLSFGDRGTLNIPQ
- the LOC118318118 gene encoding uncharacterized protein LOC118318118 encodes the protein MAFGVCFCVAVLQFAWFPAKSENVPEGVHQMECYDRYFMIAVDLSFTGEEPRFEAVDGTGVYPITEQYSAECGYTVSVLPLPGHVELRASYLSCHADNNDDEVFTFNFNLIANHEGKEITYALNKTCSPSLPWSPREVTCETNYMEVSVRSEVACPSGTNGDDSIADKSDQASATSDWQVMFQRAGEKLIPMNLSEARNQRYVFDLTDRRLVFRTPYGQADSFSEEVNGVPVEVVHATLFSRQSWVVLMVDLVAACSMHEGSYDDHGYMKWQTPEVLHPLVSGLNETRVTLGLNGELLEQPVAEERGYIVERHNATVEISIPYNAEGGYRKSFVTGGLREFYIFNLYLEQTLVDEDDAETRMRLHRTLATPLLLRPVFTVNRTILEEQMFTIYLGDIPEDIELAAVQLNGQEFSVPFTNASGCAVTKVVHPNNTHGYTLKVPFNDSYIIHQFSKEDESMKHTLDINYTLTILPENEPYYHLASVMALTDVSPPEFGAVCSESGIRFKLDHRPFDYMWYINIGSELLTPELAAQHGYIMSNDSQSLLLEVPLFTYGYEYKDFALKGFLGTFEILVRDHETSEVQSSAVKTCPFTSTELIVCSTDGRMTVVANLSLAIPSGGSPARTNLINMYCGPKEADDTSALFSFLLNSCGSTVKLGKETVTYQNEILYSKKHHSVSKAASEEITDRVTVQCTYPLAGLHRLFSTYRFESDSAGIGSIIHTMPSTAGAPGPQVPTTKQVLQTTPATKTPNPTPVAFQPAFHPPARYVKVPAFNRFRGMIKGAGETLQTSVNAANI